From a region of the Phaseolus vulgaris cultivar G19833 chromosome 6, P. vulgaris v2.0, whole genome shotgun sequence genome:
- the LOC137832158 gene encoding inositol transporter 4 — protein MEERVADKTEFTECWHRTTESPYIMRLALSAGIGGLLFGYDTGVISGALLYIRDEFDQVDKKTWLQETIVSMAVAGAIIGAAFGGWMNDKVGRKRSILVADVVFFLGALVMASAPAPLVIILGRVLVGLGVGMASMTAPLYISEASPAKIRGALVSINGFLITAGQFLSYLINLAFTKAPGTWRWMLGVAGVPAAIQFMLMLSLPESPRWLYRQNKEEEAKHILSKIYRPSEVEEEMRAMQESVKTEREEEGLIGHSLAQKLKSALANDVVRRALYAGITVQVAQQFVGINTVMYYSPTIVQFAGIASNSTALALSLVTSGLNTVGSILSMVFIDRCGRRKLMLTSMIGIILCLVTLSAIFNLAAHHAPAISKQDTVSFGANFTCQPYTKAPNFSSWNCMHCLQVDCAFCASSESDVLPGACLAGDKRIRGICGAENRVWFSEGCPSKFGIVAVAILGLYIIVYSPGMGTVPWVLNSEIYPLRFRGLGGGIAAVCNWCANLIVSESFLSLTKALGTSGTFLLFAGFSLVGLGAIYTLVPETKGLQFEEVEKLLQKGFKPFPFNTKKEDNQGKEQDLA, from the exons ATGGAGGAAAGAGTAGCAGACAAGACCGAGTTCACAGAATGCTGGCATAGGACAACTGAATCACCTTACATCATGCGCCTTGCTTTATCTGCCGGCATAGGAGGTCTTCTCTTTGGTTATGATACAG GGGTGATTTCGGGGGCCTTGTTATACATCCGTGATGAATTTGACCAAGTTGACAAGAAAACATGGCTCCAA GAAACCATTGTAAGTATGGCTGTGGCAGGAGCTATAATAGGTGCTGCATTTGGAGGTTGGATGAATGACAAGGTAGGGAGAAAGAGATCTATTTTGGTGGCTGATGTTGTATTCTTTCTTGGTGCTTTGGTTATGGCTTCTGCGCCTGCTCCATTGGTGATCATTCTGGGAAGAGTTTTAGTTGGTTTGGGAGTTGGAATGGCATCTATGACTGCCCCTCTATACATCTCTGAAGCTTCCCCAGCCAAGATCAGAGGTGCTCTAGTCAGTATCAATGGTTTTCTCATCACTGCTGGCCAATTTCTGTCTTACCTCATCAATTTGGCATTCACCAAG GCTCCTGGAACCTGGCGTTGGATGCTTGGGGTGGCAGGAGTCCCTGCTGCGATACAGTTCATGTTAATGTTGTCCCTTCCTGAGTCTCCTAGATGGCTCTACAGACAG AACAAAGAAGAAGAGGCAAAGCACATTCTGTCAAAAATCTATCGTCCGAGTGAAGTTGAAGAGGAAATGAGAGCCATGCAAGAATCAGTTAAAACTGAGAGGGAAGAGGAAGGTCTGATTGGGCACAGTCTAGCACAGAAACTGAAGAGTGCGTTGGCTAATGATGTAGTTCGAAGAGCACTGTATGCTGGAATCACTGTCCAAGTGGCTCAGCAGTTTGTTGGCATCAATACCGTCATGTATTACAGCCCAACCATCGTTCAGTTTGCTGGAATCGCCTCCAACTCCACAGCTCTTGCACTTTCTCTGGTTACCTCTGGTTTGAACACTGTTGGCTCCATCTTGAGCATGGTTTTCATTGATAGATGTGGAAGGAGAAAGTTGATGCTTACATCCATGATTGGCATCATACTTTGCCTCGTAACTTTAAGTGCCATATTCAATCTAGCAGCTCATCATGCTCCTGCCATCAGTAAGCAGGACACCGTTAGCTTTGGTGCTAACTTTACATGCCAGCCTTACACAAAGGCCCCAAATTTCTCCTCGTGGAACTGCATGCACTGCTTGCAAGTGGACTGTGCCTTTTGTGCTAGCAGTGAGAGTGAT GTTCTTCCTGGAGCATGCTTGGCAGGAGATAAGAGAATCAGAGGAATTTGTGGTGCAGAAAACCGTGTATGGTTTTCTGAGGGTTGTCCAAGCAAATTTGGAATTGTTGCTGTTGCAATACTTGGACTGTATATAATAGTGTACTCTCCTGGGATGGGAACTGTGCCTTGGGTTCTGAACTCTGAGATTTACCCACTGAGGTTCAGGGGTCTTGGAGGGGGTATAGCAGCAGTTTGCAACTGGTGTGCCAATCTGATTGTGAGTGAGTCATTCTTAAGCCTGACAAAAGCTCTAGGCACTTCTGGCACATTCCTCTTATTTGCAGGGTTCTCCCTCGTGGGGCTTGGGGCCATCTATACATTAGTGCCTGAAACCAAAGGCCTTCAGTTCGAGGAGGTTGAGAAATTGCTTCAGAAAGGCTTCAAACCTTTCCCATTTAACACAAAAAAGGAGGATAACCAAGGGAAAGAACAAGACTTGGCTTAG
- the LOC137832159 gene encoding U-box domain-containing protein 4, whose translation MVSLEESRSNSSRFPLPRNYQYHSSVSSKTQRHIGRSMRTIRSNFFQDDNSSCSFTDKSTCISENLTDSVVDLRLGELASRNNKSLKSSPAEEDFLDLSQAFSDFSACSSDISGELQRLATLPSPECVQKSDISGEVEVEPEPEPCTGFLQRESFSTEIIESISPEDLQPTVKICIDGLQSQSVAVKRSAAAKLRLLAKNRADNRVLIAESGAVPVLVPLLRCSDPWTQEHAVTALLNLSLHEENKMLITDAGAVKSLIYVLKTGTETSKQNAACALLSLALVEENKSSIGASGAIPPLVSLLLNGSSRGKKDALTTLYKLCSVRQNKERAVSAGAVKPLVELVAEQGSGMAEKAMVVLNSLAGIQEGKDAIVEEGGIAALVEAIEDGSVKGKEFAVLTLLQLCVDSITNRGFLVREGGIPPLVALSQTASVRAKHKAETLLRYLRESRQEASTSSS comes from the exons ATGGTTTCGCTGGAGGAATCACGCTCTAATTCGAGCCGTTTCCCCTTGCCCAGGAATTACCAGTACCACTCCTCGGTTTCGTCCAAAACGCAGCGTCATATAGGAAGGTCCATGCGCACGATACGCTCCAATTTCTTCCAAGACGACAACAGCAGCTGCTCCTTCACTGATAAATCCACCTGTATATCGGAAAACCTCACCGATTCCGTCGTCGACCTCCGCCTCGGCGAGCTCGCGTCGCGGAACAACAAATCGTTGAAATCCTCACCCGCGGAGGAGGACTTCCTCGACCTCTCCCAGGCCTTCAGCGATTTCTCTGCATGTAGCAGCGACATCTCCGGCGAGCTGCAGCGCCTCGCGACACTCCCATCACCAGAATGCGTGCAGAAGAGCGATATATCCGGAGAGGTGGAGGTAGAACCGGAGCCGGAGCCCTGCACGGGTTTCCTGCAGAGGGAGAGTTTCTCCACGGAGATTATCGAGAGCATTTCGCCGGAGGATCTCCAGCCGACGGTGAAGATTTGCATCGACGGCCTCCAGTCTCAGTCAGTGGCGGTGAAGCGCTCCGCGGCGGCGAAGCTCCGGCTGCTAGCGAAGAACCGCGCCGACAACCGCGTTCTGATCGCGGAGTCCGGCGCGGTGCCGGTTCTTGTTCCGCTTCTCCGGTGCAGCGATCCTTGGACGCAGGAACACGCTGTCACCGCGCTGTTAAACCTATCTCTCCACGAGGAAAATAAAATGCTGATAACTGATGCCGGGGCAGTGAAGTCGCTGATTTATGTACTGAAGACGGGAACGGAAACTTCGAAGCAGAACGCGGCATGCGCGCTTCTAAGCCTGGCGTTGGTGGAAGAGAACAAGAGCTCCATCGGGGCTTCCGGAGCGATACCGCCCTTGGTTTCGCTTCTTCTAAACGGTTCGAGCAGAGGGAAGAAGGACGCGCTGACGACGCTTTATAAACTGTGTTCTGTGAGGCAGAACAAGGAGAGGGCAGTGAGCGCCGGTGCGGTGAAGCCGCTGGTGGAGCTGGTGGCGGAGCAGGGGAGCGGCATGGCGGAGAAGGCCATGGTGGTGCTCAACAGCCTGGCGGGGATTCAGGAAGGGAAGGACGCGATTGTGGAAGAAGGTGGGATCGCTGCCCTTGTGGAAGCCATTGAGGATGGGTCTGTGAAGGGGAAGGAGTTCGCGGTTCTGACCCTCCTTCAGCTCTGTGTTGACAGTATCACAAACAGAGGGTTTCTTGTTAGAGAGGGAGGCATTCCTCCTCTCGTTGCCCTTTCTCAAACTGCAAGTGTTCGAGCTAAGCACAAG GCCGAAACGCTTCTTCGATATTTGAGGGAATCAAGACAAGAGGCGTCTACTTCGAGTTCTTAG